One window of Aliarcobacter lanthieri genomic DNA carries:
- a CDS encoding flagellar hook-basal body complex protein: MIGALWTGISGLASHQTALDNESNNIANVNTVGYKSGRVSFADQVYQNSIGKGSFVQDAEKLFEQGSMKITGAAYDVMLQGDGFFKVKNKNTLGTAETFYTRAGNLRMGESGTLQTADGYEVQGWAMSKIDSKNDVKSTNHNISRFTDDYIKNIGSTIIRHKDYIETIAAKSTNFSETAKSDAVAVFNGAGQKSKASKLKDISLAQENYNKWLQKYQEDPEALSKGSSSQISQVNFRTGLPPTSLIGKQGDSIEVTIDGNVYNQPFVLTKTTETYRQEIWNSLGTDERTLHNLVDPATIDSLPSLDQETAISYYDKVAGKIETYKALADKISNSGNGGLVAYMAKNTTDPTSDILDINAQYDESTKISDMLQGVIQIESLIPGQEFKITSVSEILGGTKTTVRGTFQSTALAIEGSGKAALENARDALSQLLSGKQQSVYTTQDLYGSAGVPGNAFTFTIDIYDKDLEQIIPVPNDGNTPPNAMPITIPAGSTIEQIAQAINNSTTTTGVQLGDYITAKVLNDKYLVIETNDKNYDIEFDPKIIVTPTVSLNTLVDNTSYQYTIDAGSGKTVTIPFNVGNTVSGSMANIYQDFQTAIDNFNTDPNNVGFELELGAMDTNGNFTITSLKERKLESNLAITTPSNIINTLNTTPVNNGPLYKTDLPRGDFQITTTEQWNTTYSFSFAGRTITYTTPPYTGTVVPTPAYSGGITDIRDNLISRISADTVLSNLITVTAGGADTISINQVRIQAPFDPVNTTQFLTPITVSGSGSFTNDLVAMDPITGIWYPYDVGDPQGIDFELNLGANKSKTEVSLTLDGIPLTITTSENATASEIASKLQAELDKNSNLSARYKISISGTDTIRVSEKAGETGYTQFTNTPAITYAALPVPEWPLDKKFIEVNPDYSGRKGAGAEFMEITTRVDQSSTHDSLQLRLDKLDISDSKFGSFRVDETGLITIKDGGVEYAVGQLAIARFTNNRGLEAVGNNNFKATQESGNAIFSTNNNNTSGVKGQALELSKADLSESLVNLMVFQRAFEANAKSITTSDELLSTLINLKR; the protein is encoded by the coding sequence ATGATAGGTGCATTATGGACTGGAATATCAGGATTAGCTTCTCATCAAACAGCTTTAGATAATGAATCAAACAATATTGCAAATGTTAATACTGTTGGATATAAATCAGGAAGAGTTTCTTTTGCAGATCAAGTTTACCAAAATAGTATTGGTAAAGGTTCTTTTGTACAAGATGCAGAGAAACTTTTTGAACAAGGTTCTATGAAGATTACAGGAGCTGCTTATGATGTTATGCTGCAAGGTGATGGATTTTTTAAAGTTAAAAATAAAAATACTCTAGGAACAGCAGAAACTTTTTATACAAGAGCAGGAAATCTTCGTATGGGAGAGAGTGGAACACTTCAAACAGCAGATGGCTATGAAGTTCAAGGTTGGGCTATGAGTAAGATAGACTCAAAAAATGATGTAAAAAGTACAAACCACAATATCTCAAGATTTACAGATGATTATATAAAAAATATAGGAAGTACTATTATAAGACATAAAGATTATATAGAAACTATTGCAGCAAAATCTACAAATTTTAGTGAAACGGCAAAATCAGATGCTGTTGCAGTATTTAATGGAGCAGGGCAAAAATCAAAAGCTTCAAAACTAAAAGATATTTCTTTAGCACAGGAAAATTATAATAAATGGCTTCAAAAATATCAAGAAGATCCAGAAGCATTATCAAAAGGATCATCTTCACAAATATCACAAGTAAACTTTAGGACAGGACTTCCTCCAACATCTCTTATAGGAAAACAAGGTGATTCTATAGAGGTTACTATAGATGGAAATGTATATAATCAACCTTTTGTATTAACAAAAACAACAGAAACATATAGACAAGAAATTTGGAATTCTTTAGGTACTGATGAGAGAACTCTTCACAATTTAGTAGATCCTGCTACTATAGATTCATTACCTAGTTTGGATCAAGAAACTGCAATATCTTATTATGATAAAGTTGCAGGTAAAATAGAGACATATAAAGCTTTAGCAGATAAAATATCAAATTCTGGAAATGGTGGACTTGTAGCATATATGGCTAAAAATACTACAGATCCTACATCAGATATTTTGGATATAAATGCACAATATGATGAATCAACAAAAATATCAGATATGCTTCAAGGTGTTATACAAATTGAGAGTTTAATTCCAGGACAAGAGTTCAAAATAACTTCTGTTAGTGAGATATTAGGTGGTACAAAAACAACAGTAAGAGGAACATTCCAATCAACAGCATTAGCTATTGAAGGTTCAGGAAAAGCAGCTCTTGAAAATGCAAGAGATGCTCTTTCTCAATTGCTTAGTGGAAAACAACAAAGTGTATATACAACACAGGATTTATATGGAAGTGCTGGAGTCCCTGGAAATGCCTTTACTTTTACTATTGATATATATGATAAAGATTTAGAGCAAATTATTCCAGTACCAAATGATGGAAATACACCACCAAATGCAATGCCTATAACAATTCCAGCAGGTTCTACAATAGAACAAATAGCTCAAGCTATAAATAATAGTACAACGACAACAGGTGTTCAATTGGGTGATTATATAACAGCAAAAGTTTTAAATGATAAATATTTAGTTATTGAAACAAATGATAAAAACTATGATATAGAGTTTGATCCAAAGATAATTGTAACACCAACAGTAAGTTTAAATACTTTAGTAGATAATACAAGTTATCAATATACTATTGATGCTGGTAGTGGAAAAACTGTAACAATACCTTTTAATGTAGGAAATACTGTTAGTGGAAGTATGGCTAATATTTATCAAGATTTTCAAACTGCAATAGATAATTTTAATACTGATCCAAATAATGTAGGATTTGAATTAGAACTAGGTGCAATGGATACTAATGGTAACTTTACAATAACTTCTTTAAAAGAGAGAAAATTAGAGAGTAATTTGGCTATTACAACGCCTTCAAATATAATAAATACTTTAAATACAACTCCTGTAAATAATGGTCCATTATATAAAACAGATTTACCAAGAGGAGATTTTCAAATAACTACTACTGAACAATGGAATACAACATATTCATTCTCTTTTGCAGGAAGAACTATAACTTATACAACACCACCATATACAGGAACAGTTGTCCCAACACCAGCATATTCAGGAGGAATTACTGATATAAGAGATAATCTTATTTCAAGAATAAGTGCTGATACTGTTTTATCAAATTTGATTACTGTAACTGCTGGTGGAGCAGATACTATTAGTATTAATCAAGTAAGAATACAAGCACCATTTGATCCTGTAAATACTACACAATTTTTAACTCCAATAACAGTAAGTGGTAGTGGTTCTTTTACTAATGACTTAGTAGCGATGGATCCAATTACTGGTATTTGGTATCCATATGATGTTGGAGATCCACAAGGAATAGATTTTGAATTAAATTTAGGAGCAAATAAATCTAAAACAGAGGTTTCTTTAACTCTAGATGGAATACCATTAACTATAACTACTAGCGAAAATGCAACTGCTAGTGAAATTGCTAGTAAATTACAAGCTGAATTGGATAAAAATAGTAATTTATCTGCTAGATATAAAATTAGTATATCTGGTACAGATACTATTAGAGTAAGTGAAAAAGCTGGAGAAACTGGATATACTCAATTTACAAATACACCAGCAATTACATATGCAGCTTTACCTGTACCTGAATGGCCTTTGGATAAGAAATTTATAGAAGTAAACCCTGATTACTCTGGAAGAAAAGGAGCAGGGGCAGAGTTTATGGAGATAACTACTAGAGTAGATCAATCTTCAACTCATGATAGTTTACAGTTAAGACTTGATAAATTAGATATTTCAGATAGTAAGTTTGGATCATTTAGAGTAGATGAAACAGGACTTATAACTATAAAAGATGGTGGAGTTGAGTATGCAGTTGGTCAATTGGCAATTGCAAGATTTACAAATAATCGTGGTCTTGAAGCAGTTGGAAATAATAACTTTAAAGCGACTCAAGAGTCAGGAAATGCAATATTTAGTACAAATAACAATAACACTTCAGGTGTAAAAGGACAAGCCTTAGAGCTTAGTAAAGCTGATTTGAGTGAGAGTTTAGTAAATTTGATGGTTTTTCAAAGAGCTTTTGAAGCAAATGCAAAATCAATTACAACATCAGATGAACTTCTAAGTACACTTATTAACTTAAAAAGATAA
- a CDS encoding ATP-binding protein → MKLLEENYEINFSKINFLERKEKIVEAKTIISGANKTGKSYLIYDFLSNFKSEEYLYIDFLDLRNAYIKDELFFLQEFIDKKNIKALVLENIEDSIILPNCENIIISSLKNIKIDGFSNLSLSALDFEEYLLFDNKHQNITQSFNSFLKYGNLAELINIEENKKNQRLQEILKLSVKDSVDYDILKILIENIDEKKSIFQLFNSLKNRIKISKDRFYETCKYFEESNTIYFIPKYNQEKSLKKIYSYNHAFLSALSFTKKFKNEFTNMIFLELLKEKDIYYLDNIDFYIKSKNLFVVAIPFFNSNLNTNLLKKIIKTAIELEVRKVEIVTVSNRDSLRNSNIQIDILPFYEWAVI, encoded by the coding sequence ATGAAACTTTTGGAAGAAAACTATGAAATAAACTTCTCAAAAATTAACTTTTTAGAAAGAAAAGAGAAGATAGTAGAGGCAAAAACTATCATTTCTGGAGCCAATAAAACTGGTAAAAGCTACTTAATTTATGATTTTTTATCAAACTTCAAATCAGAAGAATATTTATATATTGATTTTCTAGATTTAAGAAATGCCTATATAAAAGATGAATTGTTTTTTTTGCAAGAATTTATTGATAAAAAAAATATAAAAGCTCTAGTTTTAGAAAATATAGAAGATTCTATTATTTTACCAAATTGTGAGAATATAATAATTTCATCTCTAAAAAACATAAAAATTGATGGTTTCTCAAATCTGAGTTTATCTGCTTTAGATTTTGAAGAATACTTATTATTCGATAATAAACACCAAAATATAACTCAAAGTTTTAATAGCTTTTTAAAATATGGAAATCTTGCAGAACTTATAAATATAGAAGAGAATAAAAAAAATCAGAGGCTTCAAGAAATACTCAAATTAAGTGTAAAAGATAGTGTTGATTATGATATTTTAAAGATTTTAATAGAAAATATTGATGAAAAAAAATCAATTTTTCAACTTTTTAATTCATTGAAAAATAGAATAAAGATTTCAAAAGATAGATTTTATGAAACTTGTAAATACTTTGAAGAATCAAACACAATATATTTTATTCCAAAATATAATCAAGAAAAATCATTAAAAAAAATATATTCTTATAATCATGCTTTTTTAAGTGCTTTAAGCTTTACAAAAAAGTTTAAAAATGAATTTACAAATATGATTTTTTTAGAACTTTTAAAAGAAAAAGATATTTATTATTTAGATAATATAGATTTCTATATAAAATCCAAAAATCTTTTTGTTGTTGCTATACCATTTTTTAACTCAAATTTAAATACAAATCTTTTAAAAAAGATTATAAAAACTGCAATAGAATTAGAAGTAAGAAAAGTAGAGATAGTAACTGTTTCAAATAGAGATAGTTTAAGAAATAGTAATATACAAATAGATATTCTTCCATTTTATGAATGGGCTGTAATATAA
- a CDS encoding CvpA family protein, with amino-acid sequence MQDIAIFDLLIILFTLLLGIKGLFKGFIKEVFGILGLVGAVFIGSRISGEVGGLIAPILALENQATIKLIGFILGFVVIWLIVYSAGIIVSKIFSASGLGIIDRLFGLIFGMLKIFLVFSIIAYALYQVNSFKKLIEEKTKDSIVMPYLLDVGSYIIKLDTKALVNNIDQSIQNATDGEVDISTTHEELKESIDSNLNDIKETTQEMIQDGIQENIEENIDNTKDRLKEITNQNERNE; translated from the coding sequence ATGCAAGATATTGCAATTTTTGATTTACTTATTATACTTTTTACTTTATTACTTGGTATCAAAGGGCTTTTTAAAGGTTTTATAAAAGAAGTTTTTGGAATATTAGGACTTGTTGGTGCTGTTTTTATAGGTTCAAGAATTTCTGGTGAAGTTGGTGGACTTATAGCTCCTATTTTAGCTTTAGAAAATCAAGCAACTATAAAACTTATAGGATTTATATTAGGTTTTGTAGTTATTTGGCTTATAGTTTATTCAGCAGGAATTATTGTAAGTAAGATATTTAGTGCTAGTGGTTTAGGGATTATAGATAGACTTTTTGGTCTTATTTTTGGAATGCTAAAAATATTTTTAGTTTTTTCAATCATAGCTTATGCTTTATATCAAGTTAATTCATTTAAAAAGCTAATAGAAGAAAAAACAAAAGATTCTATTGTTATGCCTTACTTATTAGATGTTGGTTCATATATTATAAAGCTTGATACTAAAGCTTTAGTAAATAATATTGATCAATCTATACAAAATGCAACTGATGGTGAAGTTGATATATCTACAACACATGAAGAGTTAAAAGAAAGTATTGATTCAAATTTAAATGATATAAAAGAAACAACTCAAGAAATGATTCAAGATGGTATTCAAGAAAATATTGAAGAGAATATTGATAATACAAAAGATAGATTAAAAGAGATTACAAATCAAAATGAAAGAAATGAATAA
- a CDS encoding SPOR domain-containing protein translates to MQISGDDFLKKVQLKQEKDELEKKLNELDETRISMGNINLTNNLNNAYKGMNNNDVDEMNRLQQNIEFDENHHEFDNIMLNQPLNQEDNKKKYLILGIVLVVLFLLTIIIIRLLSGDSKKQDSFTSNSSDSAQMRTLSENSNSIEDRYQRILDDRAKKDGDNITANTSSTDKLDAMKEQSEDTPSSSIQGPLNEIKSDDGISNEAIEDTIKKIEEKKAATPKVVEPTKQPVSKTTTEPKKSIRDLVEGKAGSEVSSTASGFFVQIGAFSKRPNDTYLQNISKNGFSYKIVQDNVNGKTFNKLLIGPYNTRAAAQSDVSSIKSRLNIQNTFIVNY, encoded by the coding sequence ATGCAAATAAGTGGAGATGATTTTTTAAAAAAAGTTCAACTAAAACAAGAAAAAGATGAACTAGAAAAAAAATTAAATGAACTTGATGAAACAAGGATATCTATGGGAAATATAAATCTTACAAACAATTTAAACAACGCTTATAAAGGTATGAATAATAATGATGTTGATGAGATGAATAGACTTCAACAAAATATTGAATTTGATGAAAATCACCATGAGTTTGATAATATTATGTTAAATCAACCACTAAATCAAGAAGATAACAAGAAAAAATATCTAATTTTAGGTATTGTACTTGTAGTATTATTTTTACTTACAATTATTATTATAAGATTATTATCAGGGGATAGTAAAAAACAAGACTCTTTTACATCAAATAGTTCAGATTCTGCACAAATGAGAACACTATCTGAAAATAGTAATAGTATAGAAGATAGATATCAAAGAATTCTTGATGATAGAGCAAAAAAAGATGGTGATAATATCACAGCAAATACTTCTTCAACTGATAAATTAGATGCTATGAAAGAACAAAGTGAAGATACACCATCATCTTCTATTCAAGGGCCTTTAAATGAAATAAAATCAGATGATGGAATATCTAATGAAGCTATAGAAGATACTATTAAAAAAATAGAAGAAAAAAAAGCAGCAACTCCAAAAGTCGTAGAGCCAACAAAACAACCTGTTTCAAAAACTACAACTGAACCTAAAAAATCTATTAGAGATTTAGTTGAGGGGAAAGCTGGATCAGAAGTTTCTTCTACTGCAAGTGGTTTTTTTGTACAAATTGGAGCATTTTCAAAAAGACCAAATGATACTTATTTACAAAATATTTCTAAAAATGGTTTCTCATATAAAATTGTACAAGACAATGTAAATGGAAAAACTTTTAACAAACTTTTGATTGGACCATACAATACAAGAGCAGCAGCACAAAGTGATGTTTCATCTATAAAAAGTAGATTAAATATACAAAATACTTTTATAGTAAATTATTAA
- the pdxA gene encoding 4-hydroxythreonine-4-phosphate dehydrogenase, producing the protein MNLKETLPRIAISIGDLNGIGIEIALNSHEEISKICTPIYCLNKTLLNQASKLLNTKIPKNFELFETLGDFDINPSQVCKKTGLYSYNSFLDAIVLAKTKKVDAICTLPINKESWSKAKISYKGHTEVLRDIFKKDAIMMLGCPKMYVALFTEHTALKNVPKMIKSKALKSFLIDFYSCTKTKRIAVLALNPHAGDGGVLGKEEKAIKKAIKKANKLLGEDIFSNPLVPDTAFSPNTREYYNYYVAMYHDQGLAPLKALYFEESINVSLNLPIIRTSVDHGTAFDIAYKNKKPSNKSYINAIKEAIRLSTK; encoded by the coding sequence ATGAATTTAAAAGAAACTTTACCAAGAATTGCTATAAGTATTGGTGATTTAAACGGTATTGGAATAGAAATAGCATTAAATTCACACGAAGAAATAAGTAAAATTTGTACTCCTATTTACTGCTTAAATAAAACACTTTTAAATCAAGCTTCAAAACTTCTAAATACTAAAATTCCTAAAAATTTCGAACTTTTTGAAACTTTAGGAGACTTTGATATAAATCCATCACAAGTTTGTAAAAAAACTGGACTATATTCATATAATTCTTTTTTAGATGCAATAGTTTTAGCAAAAACTAAAAAAGTAGATGCAATTTGTACTCTTCCTATAAATAAAGAGTCTTGGAGTAAAGCAAAAATATCTTATAAAGGACATACAGAAGTATTAAGAGATATTTTTAAAAAAGATGCAATTATGATGTTAGGTTGTCCTAAAATGTATGTAGCACTTTTTACAGAACATACTGCTTTAAAAAATGTACCAAAAATGATAAAATCTAAAGCTCTAAAAAGCTTTTTAATAGACTTTTATTCTTGTACAAAAACAAAAAGAATAGCAGTATTAGCTCTAAATCCACATGCTGGAGATGGTGGAGTTTTAGGAAAAGAAGAAAAAGCTATAAAAAAAGCTATAAAAAAAGCAAATAAACTTTTAGGTGAAGATATTTTTTCAAATCCTCTTGTTCCAGATACTGCTTTTAGTCCAAATACAAGAGAATACTATAACTATTATGTAGCTATGTATCATGATCAGGGATTAGCTCCATTAAAAGCTTTATATTTTGAAGAAAGCATAAATGTAAGTTTAAACTTACCTATTATAAGAACAAGTGTAGATCATGGAACAGCTTTTGATATAGCATATAAAAATAAAAAACCATCAAATAAAAGTTATATCAATGCAATAAAAGAGGCTATAAGACTAAGTACAAAATGA
- the lysS gene encoding lysine--tRNA ligase, whose translation MFENRFIQQRIEKAQNLKDMGVNPYANNSNRNCTISKYINVNSDIFKTETKRDENRNYTISGRIKFFRLMGKASFLKLEDESGLLQVYIARDNLPEGFYNDVFKKYIEVGDIIEVSGYPFVTGQGELSLHVHDLKILTKAISPLPEKYHGIQDKELRYRQRYLDLIMNSEVRKTFHIRSKVISLTRRFFENKGFLEVETPMMHPIAGGANAKPFVTHHNALGVDRFLRIAPELYLKRLIVGGFEAVFEINRNFRNEGMDATHNPEFTSIEFYWAYKTYKDLIELTKEYFDYLFEHLNLPTTLPYGDLKVDFTKFNEIPLIQSLYEIGGVPKDIVENKEKILEFLKENKLEANVKLNLGQLQGELFDEFVEGKLINPTFITEYPVEISPLARRSDEKPHLTDRFELFIAGREIANAFSELNDPLDQLQRFEGQMAAKDSGDDEAHEMDEDFVNALSYGMAPTAGQGIGIDRLVMMLTNQHSIRDVLLFPAMKPIKQEVDLYAEDE comes from the coding sequence TTGTTTGAAAATAGATTTATACAACAAAGAATAGAAAAAGCTCAAAACTTAAAAGATATGGGAGTAAATCCATATGCAAATAATAGTAACAGAAATTGTACTATATCAAAATACATAAATGTAAATAGTGATATTTTTAAAACTGAAACTAAAAGAGATGAAAATAGAAATTATACAATATCTGGAAGAATTAAGTTTTTTAGACTTATGGGAAAAGCTAGCTTTTTAAAACTTGAAGATGAAAGTGGATTACTTCAAGTATATATAGCAAGAGATAACCTTCCTGAAGGATTTTATAATGATGTTTTCAAAAAATATATAGAAGTTGGAGATATAATTGAAGTTAGTGGTTATCCATTTGTTACAGGACAAGGAGAATTATCTCTTCATGTTCATGATCTAAAAATCCTTACAAAAGCTATTTCTCCTCTTCCTGAAAAATATCATGGAATTCAAGATAAAGAGCTTAGATATAGACAAAGATATTTAGATTTAATCATGAATAGTGAAGTTAGAAAAACATTTCATATAAGAAGTAAAGTTATAAGCTTGACAAGAAGATTTTTTGAAAATAAAGGATTTTTAGAAGTTGAAACTCCTATGATGCACCCAATAGCTGGAGGAGCAAATGCGAAACCATTTGTGACTCATCATAATGCATTGGGTGTTGATAGATTTTTAAGAATTGCTCCTGAACTATATTTAAAAAGATTAATAGTTGGTGGATTTGAAGCTGTTTTCGAGATCAATAGAAACTTTAGAAATGAAGGAATGGACGCAACACATAATCCAGAATTTACTTCAATAGAATTCTATTGGGCATATAAAACTTATAAAGATTTAATTGAACTTACAAAAGAGTATTTTGATTATTTATTTGAACATTTAAATCTTCCAACAACATTACCTTATGGAGATTTAAAAGTTGATTTTACAAAATTCAATGAGATTCCATTAATTCAATCTTTATATGAAATTGGTGGTGTTCCAAAAGATATAGTTGAAAATAAAGAAAAAATTTTAGAATTTTTAAAAGAGAATAAACTAGAAGCGAATGTTAAATTAAATTTAGGACAACTACAAGGTGAGCTTTTTGATGAATTTGTTGAAGGTAAACTTATAAATCCTACATTTATTACAGAATATCCAGTTGAAATTTCACCACTAGCTAGAAGAAGTGATGAAAAACCTCATTTAACAGATAGATTTGAATTATTTATTGCTGGTCGTGAAATAGCAAATGCATTTAGTGAATTAAATGATCCACTAGACCAACTACAAAGATTTGAAGGTCAAATGGCAGCAAAAGATAGTGGAGATGATGAAGCACATGAAATGGATGAAGATTTTGTAAATGCATTATCTTATGGTATGGCTCCAACAGCTGGACAAGGAATAGGTATAGATAGACTTGTAATGATGCTTACAAATCAACACTCAATAAGAGATGTTTTACTATTCCCAGCAATGAAGCCAATAAAACAAGAAGTAGATCTTTACGCAGAAGATGAATAG
- a CDS encoding anthranilate synthase component I family protein, producing MNFYSKTLFLDQFTPVSIYEKVKDIYKDDITFLFESTISSSNNGNFSYIIVGARERIWYKDNTCYFLNEDGKTNIVESNPLRFLQKYYKKFDKEFYKNKANELGIGLIDGFIGNVGYDISKEFEQKLKKSMQNLKDEFNIPDLDLIRPNIILAYSHKTSKLVILTSVEKYKNDIHTIEDELLKPYSYTSLKKAKILDEGKFNYSKDEFFSMVEKSKEMIKSGDVFQILMSNRFIQGAIVDHFSFYRALRSKNPSPYLYFLEFEDFSIAGSSPESMVRLDNGQILLSPIAGTRKRGSTPKKDLEMENELINDKKERAEHLMLVDLGRNDVGRVALAGSVKVTDLMRIERYSHVMHIVSDVEAVLDEKYDMFDLFMATFTAGTMTGAPKIRAMELIAQFEGIKRSFYSGSVAYFGFDGNMDSAITIRTTMLMKDKVIFQAGAGVVADSKNEDEYLEVQNKLAANIATLKDLS from the coding sequence ATGAATTTTTATAGCAAAACTCTATTTTTAGATCAATTTACTCCAGTATCTATATATGAAAAAGTGAAAGATATTTATAAAGATGATATTACATTTTTATTTGAAAGTACAATAAGTTCTTCTAATAATGGAAATTTCTCTTATATTATTGTAGGTGCAAGAGAGAGAATTTGGTATAAAGATAATACTTGCTATTTTTTAAATGAAGATGGTAAAACTAATATTGTTGAAAGTAATCCATTAAGGTTCTTACAAAAATATTATAAAAAGTTTGATAAAGAATTTTATAAAAATAAAGCCAATGAACTAGGAATTGGTTTAATTGATGGATTTATTGGAAATGTAGGATATGATATAAGTAAAGAATTTGAACAAAAACTAAAAAAATCTATGCAAAATTTAAAGGATGAGTTTAATATCCCTGATTTAGATTTAATCCGTCCAAATATAATATTAGCCTACTCACATAAAACTTCAAAATTAGTTATTCTAACTTCTGTTGAAAAGTATAAAAATGATATTCATACTATTGAAGATGAACTTTTAAAACCGTATTCTTACACTTCATTAAAAAAAGCAAAAATTTTAGATGAAGGTAAATTTAACTACTCAAAAGATGAATTTTTCTCTATGGTTGAAAAATCAAAAGAGATGATAAAAAGTGGAGATGTTTTCCAAATATTAATGTCAAATCGATTTATACAAGGTGCAATTGTTGACCATTTTAGTTTTTATAGAGCATTAAGAAGTAAAAATCCTAGTCCTTATTTATATTTTCTTGAATTTGAAGATTTTAGTATTGCTGGAAGTTCTCCAGAATCAATGGTTAGACTAGATAATGGTCAAATATTATTAAGCCCTATTGCAGGTACAAGAAAAAGAGGTTCTACTCCTAAAAAAGATTTAGAAATGGAAAATGAACTAATAAATGATAAAAAAGAAAGAGCAGAACACTTAATGCTTGTTGATTTAGGAAGAAATGATGTAGGAAGAGTTGCACTTGCAGGAAGTGTAAAAGTAACAGATTTGATGAGAATTGAAAGATATTCTCATGTGATGCATATAGTTTCAGATGTAGAAGCAGTACTTGATGAAAAATATGATATGTTTGATTTGTTTATGGCAACATTTACAGCAGGAACTATGACTGGAGCACCAAAAATAAGAGCAATGGAATTGATAGCTCAGTTTGAAGGAATAAAAAGAAGTTTTTACTCAGGAAGTGTAGCTTACTTTGGATTTGATGGAAATATGGATAGTGCTATAACTATCAGAACAACTATGCTTATGAAAGACAAAGTTATTTTCCAAGCTGGAGCTGGTGTAGTTGCAGATTCAAAAAATGAAGATGAATATTTGGAAGTTCAAAATAAACTAGCAGCAAATATAGCTACTTTAAAAGATTTATCATAA
- a CDS encoding pyridoxine 5'-phosphate synthase, translating to MLLGVNIDHIAVLREARKINDPNPLDALSICKLSGADQITIHLREDRRHIHDNDAKAIIEQSNLPVNLECSINEDIIDIVCKLKPFRATLVPENRDEVTTEGGLDLEKNFDRINETIEKLKKHEIEVSLFIDPTTKSVELSNMLEADFIELHTGTFANVYAMLYSNLSNTHHTIKELELSKEELKNKLDKSLENLKNASNFASNLGLKVAAGHGLNYQNIDLICQIPEIIELNIGQSIIARSVFTGLSKAITDMKELISK from the coding sequence ATGTTACTTGGTGTAAATATAGATCATATTGCAGTTTTAAGAGAAGCAAGAAAAATAAATGATCCAAATCCACTTGATGCTTTGAGTATTTGTAAACTTAGTGGAGCAGATCAAATAACTATTCACTTAAGAGAAGATAGAAGACATATTCATGATAATGATGCAAAAGCAATAATTGAACAATCAAATCTTCCAGTAAATTTGGAATGCTCAATAAATGAAGATATTATTGATATAGTTTGTAAATTAAAACCATTTAGAGCAACTTTAGTACCTGAAAATAGAGATGAAGTTACAACAGAAGGTGGACTTGATTTAGAAAAAAATTTTGATAGAATAAATGAAACTATAGAAAAACTAAAAAAACATGAAATAGAAGTATCTCTTTTTATAGATCCAACTACTAAATCAGTTGAATTATCAAATATGCTAGAGGCTGATTTTATAGAACTTCATACGGGAACATTTGCAAATGTTTATGCTATGCTTTACTCAAATTTATCTAATACTCACCATACTATAAAAGAGTTAGAATTAAGTAAAGAAGAATTAAAAAATAAACTAGATAAAAGCTTAGAAAATTTAAAAAATGCTTCAAACTTTGCTTCAAATTTAGGTTTAAAAGTTGCTGCTGGACATGGATTAAACTATCAAAATATTGATTTAATTTGCCAAATTCCAGAAATTATAGAACTAAATATAGGACAAAGTATAATAGCAAGATCAGTTTTTACAGGTTTAAGTAAAGCAATAACTGATATGAAAGAACTTATTTCTAAATGA